Part of the Leclercia sp. AS011 genome is shown below.
GTCAGCTGGTTTCGCGGGCATGTCACCGCCTTCCCGGTGGTGCAGGAGCGGCTCACCAACTACCTCAACGCCAACGATGCCGACATCTGGCTGATCACCGGCTCGCCGCAGTCGCTGGTGGAGCAGGTCTATTTCGATACCCCCTGGCTGCCGCGCGTTAACCTGATTGCTACCCAGATGGGGCGCGCTTATGGTGGCTGGGTGCTGACCATGCGCTGCCTCGGCCACGAGAAGGTGGTACAGCTGGAGAAGAAAATCGGCACCCCGCTGCGGCTCTACAGCGGCTACAGCGACAGCAAGCAGGACAACCCCCTTCTCTACTTCTGCCAGCACCGCTGGCGCGTCACGCCCCTGGGCGAACTTCAGCAACTGGAATGATTTTGTGATTATGCATAGCGGGTGTGTATAATGCGCCCGCTTTTCAGACTGGAGTATGCTGCGTTGTCCGAACCTGAACTTAATC
Proteins encoded:
- the yfhb gene encoding phosphatidylglycerophosphatase C codes for the protein MANHERRVVFFDLDGTLHQQDMFGTFMRYLLRRQPLNALLVLPLLPIIGGALLVKGRAARWPMSLLLWGCTFGHSEARLRQLEKEFVSWFRGHVTAFPVVQERLTNYLNANDADIWLITGSPQSLVEQVYFDTPWLPRVNLIATQMGRAYGGWVLTMRCLGHEKVVQLEKKIGTPLRLYSGYSDSKQDNPLLYFCQHRWRVTPLGELQQLE